GACCGGACCTGGCGCTACATCGATGACCTGAAGGCGTCGCACGTCTTCCCGATCGCCGGGCCGCCGTGCTTCCTCGACGACGAGTTGTGGCAGTTCAACGACATCTTCGGCGACGAGGGCAACATCTTCCCGGACCAGTCGGTGTTCATGAAGGAGTACGCCAAGGTCGGCGGCACCAACGCCATCGTTCTGCTGCCCGGCAGCGTCACCGAGGTCACCGAGTCGTCGGCCGAGACCACGCACCCCACCGATGTCGACGAGTTCTTCGCCAACAAGGTGGCCCACCTCGAAGAGATGCGCGAGCGCAAGCGCCCGATCATCGTGGCCGAGAAGGCGTCGTGGCGGCACCCCGAGATCGACGTGCTCAAGGAGATGAAGCGCCGCATCGAGCCGCTCCTCGAAGAGTCGATCTACCTGGCCAAGGGCGTCGGTGGTCCGGTGCGCTTCGACCTGGTCGGCTACGACGGCGAATCAGTCGAGTCGATCGTGGTCGACTTCCCGGGCAAGGAGGTCCGGCGGTATGCGGACGAGAAGGTCCGCTATCGCTTCCGCACTGAACGGGCGCTCGTGGAGCACCTCCTTTTCATCGACGAGGTCGACTGGGTCAACTCGCTGTTCCTCTCCTGCCGCTTCTCGGCGGCGCGGATCGGGCAATACAACGAGTTCGTGTATGCGTTCTTCAAGTGCCTGTCGGAAGAGCGGCTGCAATACGCCGAGGGCTGGTATGACGAGCACGAGCGCACCACCGACGCCGAAGACGTCACCCTCGGCGACTGGGTCGTCCAGCGGCGCTGCCCGCACCTCAAGGCCGACCTGACCCGCTTCGGCATCGTCGACGGCGATCAGCTCACCTGCCAGCTGCACGGATGGCGCTTCGACCTGCCGAGCGGGCGCTGCCTGACCGGTGTC
This genomic interval from Asanoa ferruginea contains the following:
- a CDS encoding Rieske 2Fe-2S domain-containing protein; amino-acid sequence: MRVTGTGHASMRIDTPAGSILCDPWVNPAYFASWFPFPDNSLLDWETLGQVDYLYLSHLHRDHFDAPHLKRFVSKKARVLLPEYPTSELEDQLRELGFTDFIKTVSEEVVELDGGLKVMIQALTSPTDGPIGDSSLWVEYDGVRLLNQNDARPTDLSLFTSLGHVHAHMLQFSGAIWYPMVYELPQSAKTAFGKQKRDRQFDRTWRYIDDLKASHVFPIAGPPCFLDDELWQFNDIFGDEGNIFPDQSVFMKEYAKVGGTNAIVLLPGSVTEVTESSAETTHPTDVDEFFANKVAHLEEMRERKRPIIVAEKASWRHPEIDVLKEMKRRIEPLLEESIYLAKGVGGPVRFDLVGYDGESVESIVVDFPGKEVRRYADEKVRYRFRTERALVEHLLFIDEVDWVNSLFLSCRFSAARIGQYNEFVYAFFKCLSEERLQYAEGWYDEHERTTDAEDVTLGDWVVQRRCPHLKADLTRFGIVDGDQLTCQLHGWRFDLPSGRCLTGVGHQIRARRVGEPAPSTEGDTPEAAATPA